The Antennarius striatus isolate MH-2024 chromosome 11, ASM4005453v1, whole genome shotgun sequence genome window below encodes:
- the LOC137603795 gene encoding inactive phospholipase D5-like isoform X2, whose product MKSQQKCIVIFALVCCFAVLVALIFSAVDIWGEDEDGITEENCSKNCRAMLVENIPEDVSFLDNGTFHVPLSVGLSNLLDRATRVVEIVSPLWLLNSSEYESSFQPAARQGRVLLSRLQDLKAKEIHLRISSGESDCSELNTLAKHNAEVHYVNMTALTKGHLLSSFWVVDRRHFYIGSASMDWRSLATRKELGVIVYNCSCLALDLHRVFNLYWGLQYKEFIPSFWSKRLFALYNRDKPLDLSLDNTKVQAYISSSPDVFIPKDRTNDLEAISRVIQEARHFIYISIIDYLPLLSRNAQRYWSRVDSLIREALILRKVRVRLLISCWEKTEPLTFNFVWSLRTLCMEQANCSLEAKFFNPRVQRDGSVQGINHNRFMVTERAIYLGNLDWVGNEFTFNAGAGLVISHPEGPEERNSTVVEQLRATFERDWFSRYTRSLQANKIPLCNKQQITRPVSMKASHTDDGPAPIRKDQRDSGPAPMRNSHKDSGQLGLKPRQHEDRPNKISYQDMANGPVPVLDQERGQVKMSFLDNKQVSQARNEKSSN is encoded by the exons AGCAATGCTTGTGGAGAACATCCCAGAAGACGTCTCCTTCTTAGACAATGGTACATTCCATGTCCCACTTTCAGTGGGACTGTCAAACTTGTTGGACCGCGCTACCCGGGTGGTAGAGATAGTTTCCCCACTGTGGCTCCTCAACTCCTCTGAGTATGAATCCAGCTTCCAGCCTGCTGCCAGACAG GGCAGAGTTCTGCTGTCCAGGCTACAAGATCTGAAAGCTAAAGAAATCCACCTGAGGATCTCCAGTGGAGAGAGTGACTGCAGCGAGCTCAACACCCTCGCCAAACACA ATGCTGAGGTTCACTATGTGAATATGACGGCGCTGACCAAAGgccacctcctctcctccttctgggTAGTTGACAGGAGGCATTTCTACATCGGCAGTGCCAGCATGGACTGGAGATCCCTGGCCACC AGAAAGGAGCTGGGTGTGATAGTTTATAACTGCAGTTGTCTGGCTCTGGACCTCCACAGAGTGTTCAACCTCTACTGGGGTCTCCAGTACAAAGAATTCATCCCCTCCTTTTGGTCCAAACGCCTCTTTGCTCTTTACAACAGGGACAAACCTCTGGACCTCAGTCTAGATAATACAAAGGTTCAAGCCTATATCTCA AGCTCCCCAGATGTTTTCATCCCCAAAGATCGTACCAATGATCTTGAAGCCATTTCCAGAGTCATTCAGGAGGCTCGCCATTTCATATATATCTCCATCATCGACTACCTGCCCCTGCTGAGCAGAAATGCTCAAAG GTACTGGTCTCGTGTCGACAGTCTTATCCGAGAGGCTCTGATCCTGAGGAAGGTCCGGGTTCGTCTTCTGATAAGTTGCTGGGAAAAGACTGAGCCACTTACTTTcaactttgtctggtccctgaGGACTCTGTGCATGGAGCAGGCCAACTGTTCCCTGGAAGCT aagtTTTTCAACCCCAGGGTGCAGAGGGATGGCAGTGTCCAGGGTATAAACCACAACAGGTTTATGGTTACAGAGAGAGCCATTTATCTAG GTAACCTTGATTGGGTGGGGAATGAGTTCACCTTCAATGCTGGAGCAGGCCTGGTGATCAGTCATCCAGAGGGTCCCGAGGAGAGGAACTCTACGGTGGTGGAGCAGCTACGAGCTACGTTTGAGAGGGACTGGTTTTCGCGTTACACCCGTTCACTGCAGGCCAATAAGATCCCTCTCTGCAACAAGCAACAAATCACCAGGCCAGTGTCAATGAAAGCAAGTCACACAGATGATGGGCCAGCCCCTATCAGAAAGGACCAACGTGACAGCGGGCCTGCACCAATGAGAAACAGCCACAAAGACAGCGGTCAGTTGGGACTTAAACCAAGACAGCATGAAGACAGACCAAACAAAATCAGCTACCAAGATATGGCCAATGGACCGGTGCCAGTTCTTGACCAGGAGAGGGGACAagtcaaaatgagtttccttgacaacaaacag GTCTCTCAAGCCAGGAATGAGAAGAGCTCCAACTGA
- the LOC137603795 gene encoding inactive phospholipase D5-like isoform X1: MKSQQKCIVIFALVCCFAVLVALIFSAVDIWGEDEDGITEENCSKNCRAMLVENIPEDVSFLDNGTFHVPLSVGLSNLLDRATRVVEIVSPLWLLNSSEYESSFQPAARQGRVLLSRLQDLKAKEIHLRISSGESDCSELNTLAKHNAEVHYVNMTALTKGHLLSSFWVVDRRHFYIGSASMDWRSLATRKELGVIVYNCSCLALDLHRVFNLYWGLQYKEFIPSFWSKRLFALYNRDKPLDLSLDNTKVQAYISSSPDVFIPKDRTNDLEAISRVIQEARHFIYISIIDYLPLLSRNAQRYWSRVDSLIREALILRKVRVRLLISCWEKTEPLTFNFVWSLRTLCMEQANCSLEAKFFNPRVQRDGSVQGINHNRFMVTERAIYLGNLDWVGNEFTFNAGAGLVISHPEGPEERNSTVVEQLRATFERDWFSRYTRSLQANKIPLCNKQQITRPVSMKASHTDDGPAPIRKDQRDSGPAPMRNSHKDSGQLGLKPRQHEDRPNKISYQDMANGPVPVLDQERGQVKMSFLDNKQVQLKVNHHDSLMETLSQSAESSGSRELSNRSL; this comes from the exons AGCAATGCTTGTGGAGAACATCCCAGAAGACGTCTCCTTCTTAGACAATGGTACATTCCATGTCCCACTTTCAGTGGGACTGTCAAACTTGTTGGACCGCGCTACCCGGGTGGTAGAGATAGTTTCCCCACTGTGGCTCCTCAACTCCTCTGAGTATGAATCCAGCTTCCAGCCTGCTGCCAGACAG GGCAGAGTTCTGCTGTCCAGGCTACAAGATCTGAAAGCTAAAGAAATCCACCTGAGGATCTCCAGTGGAGAGAGTGACTGCAGCGAGCTCAACACCCTCGCCAAACACA ATGCTGAGGTTCACTATGTGAATATGACGGCGCTGACCAAAGgccacctcctctcctccttctgggTAGTTGACAGGAGGCATTTCTACATCGGCAGTGCCAGCATGGACTGGAGATCCCTGGCCACC AGAAAGGAGCTGGGTGTGATAGTTTATAACTGCAGTTGTCTGGCTCTGGACCTCCACAGAGTGTTCAACCTCTACTGGGGTCTCCAGTACAAAGAATTCATCCCCTCCTTTTGGTCCAAACGCCTCTTTGCTCTTTACAACAGGGACAAACCTCTGGACCTCAGTCTAGATAATACAAAGGTTCAAGCCTATATCTCA AGCTCCCCAGATGTTTTCATCCCCAAAGATCGTACCAATGATCTTGAAGCCATTTCCAGAGTCATTCAGGAGGCTCGCCATTTCATATATATCTCCATCATCGACTACCTGCCCCTGCTGAGCAGAAATGCTCAAAG GTACTGGTCTCGTGTCGACAGTCTTATCCGAGAGGCTCTGATCCTGAGGAAGGTCCGGGTTCGTCTTCTGATAAGTTGCTGGGAAAAGACTGAGCCACTTACTTTcaactttgtctggtccctgaGGACTCTGTGCATGGAGCAGGCCAACTGTTCCCTGGAAGCT aagtTTTTCAACCCCAGGGTGCAGAGGGATGGCAGTGTCCAGGGTATAAACCACAACAGGTTTATGGTTACAGAGAGAGCCATTTATCTAG GTAACCTTGATTGGGTGGGGAATGAGTTCACCTTCAATGCTGGAGCAGGCCTGGTGATCAGTCATCCAGAGGGTCCCGAGGAGAGGAACTCTACGGTGGTGGAGCAGCTACGAGCTACGTTTGAGAGGGACTGGTTTTCGCGTTACACCCGTTCACTGCAGGCCAATAAGATCCCTCTCTGCAACAAGCAACAAATCACCAGGCCAGTGTCAATGAAAGCAAGTCACACAGATGATGGGCCAGCCCCTATCAGAAAGGACCAACGTGACAGCGGGCCTGCACCAATGAGAAACAGCCACAAAGACAGCGGTCAGTTGGGACTTAAACCAAGACAGCATGAAGACAGACCAAACAAAATCAGCTACCAAGATATGGCCAATGGACCGGTGCCAGTTCTTGACCAGGAGAGGGGACAagtcaaaatgagtttccttgacaacaaacaggtacaACTCAAAGTTAATCACCATGACTCTCTGATGGAAACACTGAGTCAATCAGCTGAAAGCAGCGGCAGCAGAGAGCTCTCCAACAGGTCCTTGTGA